One segment of Pseudomonas asgharzadehiana DNA contains the following:
- the ccoN gene encoding cytochrome-c oxidase, cbb3-type subunit I, translated as MSTAISPTAYNYKVVRQFAIMTVVWGILGMGLGVFIASQLVWPELNFDLPWTTFGRLRPLHTNLVIFAFGGCALFATSYYVVQRTCQTRLISDGLAAFTFWGWQAVIIGAIVSLPLGYTTTKEYAELEWPIAILLAIVWVTYGAVFFGTIVKRKTKHIYVGNWFYGAFIVVTAMLHIVNHASLPVSLFKSYSAYAGATDAMIQWWYGHNAVGFFLTTGFLGMMYYFVPKQAERPIYSYRLSIVHFWALITLYIWAGPHHLHYTALPDWAQSLGMAMSIILLAPSWGGMINGMMTLSGAWHKLRTDPILRFLVVSLAFYGMSTFEGPMMAIKTVNSLSHYTDWTIGHVHAGALGWVAMISIGALYHMIPKLFGRAQMHSVGLINTHFWLATIGTVLYIASMWVNGITQGLMWRAINDDGTLTYSFVEALQASHPGYIVRALGGAFFAAGMLFMAYNVWRTVRASDPAQAEAAAKIAVVGAH; from the coding sequence ATGAGCACAGCAATCAGTCCGACTGCTTATAACTATAAGGTAGTCCGCCAGTTCGCCATCATGACGGTGGTCTGGGGGATCCTTGGCATGGGGCTCGGGGTGTTCATCGCCTCGCAACTGGTTTGGCCGGAATTGAATTTCGACCTGCCTTGGACGACCTTCGGCCGTCTACGCCCACTGCACACCAACCTGGTGATTTTCGCTTTCGGCGGATGCGCGCTGTTTGCCACCTCTTACTATGTCGTGCAGCGCACCTGCCAGACGCGGCTGATCTCCGACGGCCTCGCCGCCTTTACCTTCTGGGGTTGGCAAGCGGTCATCATCGGCGCCATCGTCAGCCTGCCGCTGGGCTACACCACCACCAAGGAATACGCCGAGCTGGAATGGCCGATCGCCATTTTGCTGGCGATTGTCTGGGTGACCTACGGTGCGGTGTTCTTCGGCACCATCGTCAAGCGCAAGACCAAACATATCTACGTGGGCAACTGGTTCTACGGTGCCTTCATCGTGGTCACGGCGATGCTGCACATCGTCAACCACGCGTCGTTGCCGGTCAGCCTGTTCAAGTCCTACTCGGCCTACGCCGGCGCGACGGACGCGATGATCCAGTGGTGGTACGGCCACAACGCCGTAGGTTTTTTCCTCACCACCGGTTTCCTGGGGATGATGTACTACTTCGTGCCTAAACAGGCCGAACGTCCCATTTACTCGTATCGCCTGTCCATCGTGCACTTCTGGGCACTGATCACCCTGTACATCTGGGCCGGTCCGCACCATTTGCACTACACCGCCCTGCCGGACTGGGCGCAGTCCCTGGGCATGGCGATGTCGATCATCCTGCTGGCCCCGAGCTGGGGCGGCATGATCAACGGCATGATGACCCTCTCGGGCGCCTGGCATAAATTGCGCACCGACCCGATCCTGCGCTTTCTCGTGGTGTCCCTGGCGTTCTACGGCATGTCGACCTTCGAAGGGCCGATGATGGCGATCAAGACCGTCAACTCGCTGTCCCACTACACCGACTGGACCATCGGCCACGTACACGCCGGTGCCCTCGGTTGGGTGGCAATGATCTCCATCGGCGCGCTGTACCACATGATTCCCAAGCTGTTCGGCCGCGCGCAGATGCACAGCGTCGGGCTGATCAACACGCACTTCTGGCTGGCGACCATCGGTACCGTGCTCTACATCGCCTCGATGTGGGTCAACGGCATCACCCAAGGCCTGATGTGGCGTGCGATCAACGATGACGGCACCCTCACCTACTCCTTCGTCGAAGCGCTGCAAGCCAGCCACCCTGGCTACATTGTCCGTGCCCTGGGCGGTGCGTTCTTTGCCGCCGGCATGCTGTTCATGGCCTACAACGTCTGGCGCACCGTGCGTGCCTCGGACCCTGCACAAGCCGAAGCCGCCGCCAAGATCGCCGTTGTGGGAGCCCACTGA
- the ccoP gene encoding cytochrome-c oxidase, cbb3-type subunit III, with product MTTFWSLYVTVLSLGTIFALTWLLLSTRKGQRAEQTDETVGHSFDGIEEYDNPLPKWWFMLFVGTIVFALGYLVLYPGLGNWKGLLPGYNYLDTEKQTPFANGQTGWTGVHEWEKEMARSDAKFGPIFAKFASMPIEEVAKDPQALKMGGRLFASNCSVCHGSDAKGAYGFPNLTDADWRWGGEANTIKETIMKGRHAVMPGWAAVIGEQGVADVAGFVVTKLDGRTLPEGAKADVANGEKLFAANCVACHGPAGKGTPAMGAPDLTHPGAFIYGSSFAQLQQTIRYGRQGQMPAQEQLQGNDKVHLLAAYVYSLSHGDKKAEGQ from the coding sequence ATGACTACGTTCTGGAGTCTGTACGTCACAGTCCTCAGCCTGGGCACCATCTTCGCCCTGACCTGGCTGCTGCTGTCGACCCGCAAGGGCCAGCGCGCCGAACAAACCGACGAAACCGTCGGCCACTCGTTCGACGGCATCGAGGAGTACGACAACCCACTGCCCAAGTGGTGGTTCATGCTGTTCGTTGGCACCATCGTGTTTGCCCTCGGTTACCTGGTGCTCTACCCCGGCCTGGGCAACTGGAAAGGCCTGCTGCCGGGCTACAACTACCTCGACACTGAAAAACAAACGCCCTTCGCCAATGGCCAGACCGGCTGGACCGGCGTCCACGAGTGGGAAAAGGAAATGGCCAGGTCGGACGCCAAGTTCGGGCCGATCTTCGCCAAATTCGCGTCGATGCCCATTGAAGAGGTGGCCAAGGACCCGCAAGCCTTGAAGATGGGCGGCCGCCTTTTCGCCTCCAACTGCTCGGTGTGCCACGGTTCCGACGCCAAGGGTGCCTACGGTTTCCCCAACCTGACCGACGCCGATTGGCGCTGGGGTGGCGAGGCGAACACCATCAAGGAAACCATCATGAAAGGCCGCCACGCGGTGATGCCGGGCTGGGCCGCAGTCATCGGCGAGCAAGGCGTGGCCGACGTAGCGGGCTTTGTGGTGACCAAGCTCGACGGTCGCACCTTGCCGGAAGGCGCCAAGGCTGACGTGGCCAACGGCGAAAAACTCTTCGCCGCCAACTGCGTGGCCTGTCACGGCCCGGCCGGTAAAGGCACCCCCGCCATGGGCGCGCCCGACCTGACCCACCCCGGTGCGTTCATCTACGGCTCAAGCTTCGCCCAACTGCAACAGACCATCCGTTATGGCCGCCAGGGCCAGATGCCGGCGCAGGAGCAACTGCAAGGCAACGACAAAGTGCATTTGTTGGCGGCGTATGTGTACAGCTTGTCCCATGGGGACAAGAAGGCTGAGGGCCAGTAA
- a CDS encoding CcoQ/FixQ family Cbb3-type cytochrome c oxidase assembly chaperone has translation MDIGMIRGLGTVVVMVAFIGLALWVFSPKRKSEFEDATLLPFADDPEAIKHVEQASRSNKE, from the coding sequence ATGGATATCGGGATGATTCGTGGCCTGGGCACCGTTGTCGTGATGGTGGCTTTTATCGGTCTGGCGTTGTGGGTGTTCAGCCCCAAGCGCAAGTCGGAGTTTGAAGACGCGACCTTGCTGCCCTTTGCGGATGACCCCGAAGCCATCAAGCACGTCGAGCAAGCTTCTAGGAGTAACAAAGAATGA
- the ccoO gene encoding cytochrome-c oxidase, cbb3-type subunit II produces the protein MKHEVVEKNIGLLAFFMVIAVSIGGLTQIVPLFFQDVTNKPVEGMKPRTALELEGRDVYIANGCVGCHSQMIRPFRAETERYGHYSVAGESVWDHPFLWGSKRTGPDLARVGGRYSDDWQRAHLYNPRNVVPESKMPAYPFLVENKLDGKDTAKKMEVLRTLGVPYTDEDIAGAAAAVKGKTEMDALVAYLQGLGTIIKSKR, from the coding sequence ATGAAGCATGAAGTAGTCGAGAAGAATATCGGCCTGCTGGCCTTCTTCATGGTCATCGCCGTGAGCATCGGCGGCCTGACCCAGATCGTTCCGCTGTTTTTCCAGGATGTCACCAACAAGCCGGTCGAAGGCATGAAGCCACGCACCGCCCTTGAACTGGAAGGCCGCGACGTCTACATCGCCAACGGTTGTGTCGGCTGCCACTCGCAGATGATCCGGCCGTTCCGTGCCGAAACCGAACGCTATGGCCACTATTCGGTGGCCGGTGAAAGCGTATGGGACCACCCGTTCCTGTGGGGTTCCAAGCGTACCGGCCCGGACCTGGCCCGTGTGGGCGGGCGTTACTCCGATGACTGGCAGCGTGCGCACTTGTACAACCCGCGCAACGTTGTGCCCGAGTCGAAAATGCCGGCGTACCCGTTCCTCGTGGAAAACAAGCTCGACGGCAAGGACACCGCGAAGAAGATGGAAGTCTTGCGCACCCTGGGCGTGCCCTACACCGACGAAGATATCGCCGGTGCAGCCGCAGCCGTGAAGGGCAAGACCGAAATGGACGCACTGGTGGCCTACCTGCAGGGCCTGGGCACCATCATCAAAAGCAAACGGTGA